Genomic DNA from Cololabis saira isolate AMF1-May2022 chromosome 20, fColSai1.1, whole genome shotgun sequence:
GATCAGTGTCGGTTCACATCCCTATTCTTTAGGAGAATTAAGTTGAACTTTATGAAAcactaattgtttttttttcacttttattaaGGTACTTTTGCTAAAGTGTGTAAAAAGCAGCTGAAGTCtgagctgaagaagaagtcccagtgtgtgtttgaggggatcattaaagcaggaaacccagcccttctggagcagatctacacagagctctacatcacagagggagggaccggagaggtcaaccatgaacatgaagtcagacagattgaagcagcttccaggaaaccaggcagagcagaaacaaccatcagacaggaagacatctttaaatcCCCACCTGGAAGAAGAGGACCCATCAGaacggtgatgacgaagggagtggccggcatcgggaaaacagtcctaacacagaagttcactctggactggactaaaggcagaaccaaccaggacatccagttcctgcttccattcaccttcagacagctgaatgtgctgagagaggagaagttcagcttggtggaactagttcatgcattcttctctgaaaccagaggaatctgcagctttgaagagttccaggtcgcgttcatctttgacggtctggatgagagtcgacttcctctggacttccacaactctACAGTCGTCAGTGACCCCAGaaggtccacctcagtggatgtgctgctgacaaacctcatcagggggaacctgcttccttctgctcgtctctggatcaccacacggcccgcagcagccaatcagatccctcctgagtgtgtttccatggtgacagaagtcagagggttcactgaccctcagaaggaggaatacttcaggaagaggttcaaagaagaggaacagaccagcaggatcatctcccacatcaagacatcacggagcctccacatcatgtgccacatcccagtcttctgctggatcactgctacggtcctggagaacgtcctggagaaagtcctggaaaccagagagggagggcggctgcccaagaccctgactgagatgtacatccacttcctggtggtccaggccaaactgaagaaggtcaagtatgatggAGGAGTTGGGatggatccacactggagtccagagagcaggaagatggtggagtctctgggaaaactggcttttgagcagctgcagaaaggaaacctgatcttctatgaaccagacctgagagagtgtggcatcaatgtcagagaggcttcagtgtactcaggagtgttcacccagatctttagagaggagagcagcctgtaccaggaccaggtcttctgcttcatccacctgagtgtccaggagtttctggctgctcttcatgtccatcggACCTTCATCagctctggagtcaacctgctggaggaacaaagaaacacagagactgagctctatcagagtgctgtggacaaggccttacagagtcccaacggacatctggacttgttcctccgcttcctcctgggtctttcactggagaccaatcagaacctcTTACGAGGACTGCttgaaccaaaacaaagaagttcacagaacaatcaggatACATACAAAACAGTtgaatacatcaagaagaagatcagtggggatctgtctgcagagagaagcatcaacctgttccactgtctgaatgaactgaacgctggttctctggtggaggaggtccaacagtccctgaggtctggacttctctccacagataaactgtctccCGCTCAGTGGTCagctctggtcttcatcttactgtcatcaggagaagatctggaggtgtttgacctgaagaaatacTCAGCTTCAGAAAACgttctacggaggctgctgccggtggtcaaagcctccaagaaagttgtgtaaggacgaacacagacacatctgttttagttacaatcacatgttgtgttcttggaggaaaccagttaaATTCACTATTCAACTAAGTTCAGGTTCATGTGGGACCAGTTCTCATCAATGATTCATCTCAGGGAACTGTACATGCAGAGAAGAGAAATGCAGCGATCACTATGATCCATGCTCCTTGATTATTATTTGAAATAATAAGCATTTATTgatatatcatttatttttttgttaaatgacaATCAACTTTTAAATAACCCCATCatttctctttaatctcctctgcaggttgagtggttgTAACCTCTCACCGTACATCTGTgcagttctgtcctcagttctcagctctcagtcctccagtctgacagaactggacctgagtcacAACCCCCTGCAGGATTtaggactggagcagctgtgtcctggactggagagtccacactgtcacctggagtctctcaggttagaatccaccaagtgttcaactggtGACCGTTAgaactgtttgtttggttgttttattagatccctgttagctgctgacctttcacagtagtttctctggggtCTCGTCAGAATCATCAGCTTGAAGGTATTATCCATGATTTTAGAGAGCTAgtaagatttgaaagtggcacctcctctaagccccgccccctcctccccctcccgtcagcgctccgtccaaagccacgcccccacaaactttggggaacgcgcatttgcaggagtccagttttccaggacattttggacagcacattttcaacaaaactaccccatgtctcattcacctgtaagcaaggccggttttagggggggcaggggtgggctgtgcccacccaaacgtgcatcctgcccaccggcgtctccatcc
This window encodes:
- the LOC133420868 gene encoding NACHT, LRR and PYD domains-containing protein 3-like — protein: MDQCEDGEEGVPPSKTSLCGEHESRSKAQRNQPGPGPGPGPGPGPGPGPGPGPGPGPGPGPGPGPGPGPSCVSLKSDKSMEYIITFKGDQRSAVKRVHQKRDSLEHEPSCLSLKSDKSMEYVITFKGDQQSSSERVDQQISEPPSGPSVQQHQTQLDSIFQLLEDNIVMFVKNELKKIQRCLSPDYPESLEHLLQGEDEEQRSSREALVKITVNFLRRMEQEELAERLQSSTFAKVCKKQLKSELKKKSQCVFEGIIKAGNPALLEQIYTELYITEGGTGEVNHEHEVRQIEAASRKPGRAETTIRQEDIFKSPPGRRGPIRTVMTKGVAGIGKTVLTQKFTLDWTKGRTNQDIQFLLPFTFRQLNVLREEKFSLVELVHAFFSETRGICSFEEFQVAFIFDGLDESRLPLDFHNSTVVSDPRRSTSVDVLLTNLIRGNLLPSARLWITTRPAAANQIPPECVSMVTEVRGFTDPQKEEYFRKRFKEEEQTSRIISHIKTSRSLHIMCHIPVFCWITATVLENVLEKVLETREGGRLPKTLTEMYIHFLVVQAKLKKVKYDGGVGMDPHWSPESRKMVESLGKLAFEQLQKGNLIFYEPDLRECGINVREASVYSGVFTQIFREESSLYQDQVFCFIHLSVQEFLAALHVHRTFISSGVNLLEEQRNTETELYQSAVDKALQSPNGHLDLFLRFLLGLSLETNQNLLRGLLEPKQRSSQNNQDTYKTVEYIKKKISGDLSAERSINLFHCLNELNAGSLVEEVQQSLRSGLLSTDKLSPAQWSALVFILLSSGEDLEVFDLKKYSASENVLRRLLPVVKASKKVVLSGCNLSPYICAVLSSVLSSQSSSLTELDLSHNPLQDLGLEQLCPGLESPHCHLESLRLSGCNLSGNICPLLSLVLSSQSSSLTELDLSNNPLQDSGLMKLCPGLESPHCHLESLRLSDCLISEKGCVSLVLALSSNPSHLKELDLSCNHPGESVVKFLSTGLRHPRWRLDTLRVEPAGQRWLKPDLRKYSCQLNIDTNTVQNNIKLSDNNRKMTRVKEYQSYPDHPDRFDVWPQLLCREVLTGRCYWEFQWSGVVHISVSYRRISRKGNSDDCMFGGNDHSWSLNCYVDGGYSVCHNNRVTSSSSSSSVSDRVAVYVDVPAGTLSFYSIFSDRLIPLHTFNTTFTEPLYPGFGFGFWSGSSVSLC